One genomic window of Candidatus Krumholzibacteriia bacterium includes the following:
- a CDS encoding VOC family protein, whose translation MDEYWDKLVKAGATPTQCGWIKDVRSLLADCPATVHGADR comes from the coding sequence GTGGATGAATACTGGGACAAGCTGGTGAAGGCGGGGGCGACGCCCACGCAATGTGGTTGGATCAAGGACGTTCGGTCTCTCCTGGCAGATTGTCCCGCGACGGTTCACGGAGCTGATCGCTGA